A stretch of Allostreptomyces psammosilenae DNA encodes these proteins:
- a CDS encoding chorismate-binding protein has translation MTSPPGPRPGRPARSLPAAARFGRRTATGLAEVTDDLAALDRGGFWAVVVDFEGKATCARFTDVRDVADAVADPDADAGPDDHPGSPGEWRAPDPADWTSSMSQAQYVEAVRRARERIAAGDFYQVNLCRVLTAPLPDPARADVLALQRRLAAGNPAPYAAAVRLPEHGLHVASASPELYLRRSGAVVESGPIKGTGRTAADLLEKDRAENVMIVDLVRNDLGRVCRIGSVTVPRLCAVEPHPGLVHLVSTVRGELRPDAGWPELFAASFPPGSVTGAPKSSALRTIEELEPVPRGPYCGAVGWVDADRGEAELAVGIRTFWVEHGPAAGRADGRSVVRFGTGAGITWGSDPEREWQETRLKAARLMALASSGGAAETLPGATEGTP, from the coding sequence ATGACCTCGCCCCCCGGCCCGCGTCCCGGCCGCCCCGCCCGCTCCCTCCCCGCCGCCGCCCGCTTCGGCCGGCGCACGGCCACCGGCCTCGCCGAGGTGACCGACGACCTCGCGGCGCTCGACCGCGGCGGCTTCTGGGCGGTCGTCGTCGACTTCGAGGGCAAGGCCACCTGCGCCCGCTTCACGGACGTCCGCGACGTGGCGGACGCGGTCGCGGATCCCGACGCCGACGCGGGACCGGACGACCACCCGGGCAGCCCGGGGGAGTGGCGGGCGCCGGACCCGGCCGACTGGACCTCCTCGATGAGCCAGGCCCAGTACGTCGAGGCCGTCCGCCGCGCCCGGGAACGGATCGCCGCCGGCGACTTCTACCAGGTCAACCTGTGCCGCGTGCTCACCGCGCCGCTGCCCGACCCGGCCCGCGCCGACGTCCTCGCCCTCCAGCGCCGGCTGGCCGCCGGCAACCCCGCCCCCTACGCCGCGGCCGTCCGGCTCCCCGAACACGGCCTGCACGTCGCCTCCGCCTCCCCCGAGCTGTACCTGCGCCGCTCCGGCGCCGTCGTGGAGTCCGGTCCGATCAAGGGCACCGGCCGCACCGCCGCCGACCTGCTGGAGAAGGACCGCGCGGAGAACGTGATGATCGTCGACCTGGTGCGCAACGACCTCGGGCGGGTCTGCCGGATCGGCTCGGTCACCGTGCCGCGGCTGTGCGCCGTCGAGCCGCACCCCGGCCTGGTGCACCTCGTGTCCACCGTCCGGGGCGAGCTGCGGCCGGACGCCGGCTGGCCCGAACTCTTCGCGGCCTCGTTCCCACCCGGCTCGGTGACCGGGGCCCCGAAGAGCAGCGCGCTGCGCACCATCGAAGAGCTGGAGCCGGTCCCCCGCGGCCCCTACTGCGGCGCCGTGGGCTGGGTGGACGCCGACCGGGGCGAGGCCGAGCTGGCCGTCGGCATCCGTACCTTCTGGGTGGAGCACGGCCCGGCCGCCGGCCGCGCCGACGGGCGTTCCGTGGTGCGCTTCGGCACCGGCGCGGGCATCACCTGGGGCTCCGATCCCGAGCGCGAGTGGCAGGAGACCCGGCTGAAGGCGGCCCGGCTGATGGCCCTCGCCTCCTCCGGGGGCGCGGCCGAGACCCTCCCCGGCGCCACGGAGGGCACCCCCTAG
- a CDS encoding NAD-dependent epimerase/dehydratase family protein, with the protein MTSTLLITGATGFIGSRVARRATTLPTVRTTVLHHRRPVTRLPPATPVITGDLAEPASLRGVCDGVDVLLHCASRIGGPAEDCEAVNARGTAALMAEARRAGVRRVVYLSTASVHGRGPFRGARPDELARAPVSATSRTRAAAEDAVLDAGGIVLRPHIVYGEGDRWVGPALTALTRALPGTVDRWTARLSAIDVEDLADALLGTALAAEDALTSSVYHANHPEPVTCHDLLRALAAAAGTPWPARDIGYPEARESLTAQGRTTHDLDMVAVDHWFDSRALWADLGRDPGPGFHGRFPGHAHWYRRALAARATIPREPLAPGPAPQAPDQVSSTVPSARRA; encoded by the coding sequence ATGACCAGCACCCTCCTGATCACCGGCGCCACCGGCTTCATCGGCAGCCGCGTCGCCCGCCGCGCCACCACCCTCCCCACCGTCCGCACCACCGTGCTCCACCACCGGCGTCCCGTCACCCGCCTGCCCCCCGCCACCCCGGTGATCACCGGCGACCTCGCCGAACCCGCCTCCCTGCGCGGCGTCTGCGACGGCGTCGACGTCCTCCTGCACTGCGCCTCCCGGATCGGCGGACCGGCCGAGGACTGCGAGGCCGTCAACGCCCGCGGCACGGCCGCCCTGATGGCCGAGGCACGCCGCGCCGGAGTCCGCCGCGTCGTCTACCTGAGCACCGCCTCCGTCCACGGCCGCGGCCCCTTCCGCGGCGCCCGGCCCGACGAACTCGCCCGCGCCCCGGTGTCCGCCACCTCCCGCACCCGCGCCGCCGCCGAGGACGCCGTGCTCGACGCCGGCGGGATCGTGCTGCGCCCCCACATCGTCTACGGCGAGGGCGACCGCTGGGTGGGCCCCGCGCTGACCGCCCTGACCCGCGCCCTGCCGGGCACCGTGGACCGCTGGACGGCCCGGCTGTCCGCGATCGACGTCGAGGACCTCGCCGACGCCCTGCTGGGCACCGCGCTCGCCGCCGAGGACGCCCTGACCTCCTCCGTCTACCACGCCAACCACCCGGAGCCGGTCACCTGCCACGACCTGCTGCGCGCGCTCGCCGCGGCGGCCGGCACACCCTGGCCCGCCCGGGACATCGGCTACCCGGAGGCCCGGGAGAGCCTGACGGCCCAGGGCAGAACCACCCACGACCTGGACATGGTGGCCGTCGACCACTGGTTCGACAGCCGCGCGCTGTGGGCCGACCTCGGCCGCGATCCGGGCCCGGGATTCCACGGGCGCTTCCCCGGACACGCCCACTGGTACCGCCGGGCGCTGGCCGCCCGGGCGACGATCCCCCGGGAGCCCCTCGCGCCCGGGCCGGCGCCTCAGGCCCCGGACCAGGTCTCCTCCACCGTGCCGTCCGCCCGCAGGGCGTAG
- a CDS encoding TetR/AcrR family transcriptional regulator, whose translation MIVAAALPLVAEYGSAVTTSQIARAAGIGEATIFRVFPDKEAVLDACVAEAVNPDHVLRELASIPPEEPLAARLVQAADAMRAHLERMGAVVGTLHASGHRRDQPGSGRPAPDSRDASTEAIHGAVTELVEPDRAALRLAPEKVAAIFLGMLFAQLRPACDGVRLPPEELVDVLLHGALDEPGSTR comes from the coding sequence ATGATCGTCGCGGCGGCGCTGCCGCTGGTCGCCGAGTACGGCTCGGCCGTCACCACGAGCCAGATCGCCCGGGCCGCCGGCATCGGCGAGGCCACCATCTTCCGTGTCTTCCCGGACAAGGAGGCGGTGCTCGACGCCTGCGTCGCCGAGGCGGTCAACCCCGACCACGTGCTGCGCGAGCTGGCCTCGATCCCCCCGGAGGAGCCGCTGGCCGCCCGGCTGGTCCAGGCCGCCGACGCCATGCGCGCCCACCTGGAGCGCATGGGCGCCGTGGTCGGCACCCTGCACGCCTCCGGTCACCGCCGCGACCAGCCGGGCTCCGGCCGCCCGGCGCCGGACAGTCGGGACGCGTCCACGGAGGCGATCCACGGCGCCGTCACCGAACTCGTCGAGCCCGATCGCGCGGCGCTGCGGCTGGCTCCGGAGAAGGTCGCCGCGATCTTCCTCGGGATGCTCTTCGCCCAGCTCCGCCCCGCCTGCGACGGTGTGCGCCTGCCGCCGGAGGAGCTCGTCGACGTCCTGCTGCACGGCGCCCTCGACGAACCCGGGAGCACCCGATGA
- a CDS encoding methylated-DNA--[protein]-cysteine S-methyltransferase, with amino-acid sequence MTITPAFRVADLSGAAAPAAPGAPATTAGSVGPGPVTAGPASPADTGTPGTGTPSTGVPGGAARAEGRPPALATARHTTPLGDFLLGATEHGLLSCDLVGATGSAADRTPAATGAVPSPESRAHAGGWLELAARELDGYFAGSLRAFTVPVDLRLAAPFDRAVLAELAAVPYGETTTYGLLARKLALPPGAARAVGRVMALNPVMIIVPCHRVVGSDGRLTGYAGGLAAKRRLLDLESADRELRLDLGI; translated from the coding sequence ATGACCATCACCCCGGCGTTCCGGGTTGCCGATCTTTCCGGTGCGGCGGCTCCGGCGGCGCCCGGCGCCCCAGCCACCACTGCCGGTTCGGTCGGCCCCGGCCCGGTCACCGCCGGCCCCGCCAGCCCGGCCGACACCGGCACCCCGGGCACCGGCACCCCGAGCACCGGCGTGCCCGGCGGCGCTGCGCGTGCCGAGGGTCGGCCGCCCGCGCTGGCCACCGCGCGCCACACCACCCCGCTGGGTGACTTCCTGCTCGGCGCCACCGAGCACGGCCTGCTGTCCTGCGATCTCGTCGGGGCCACCGGCAGCGCCGCCGACCGCACCCCCGCCGCGACCGGTGCCGTCCCGTCCCCCGAGTCACGGGCCCACGCCGGAGGCTGGCTGGAGCTCGCGGCGCGCGAGCTGGACGGCTACTTCGCCGGCTCCCTCCGCGCCTTCACGGTCCCGGTGGATCTGCGCCTCGCCGCCCCCTTCGACCGCGCCGTGCTCGCCGAACTGGCCGCCGTGCCCTACGGGGAGACCACCACCTACGGCCTGCTGGCGCGGAAACTGGCGCTGCCGCCCGGCGCGGCGCGCGCGGTCGGCCGGGTCATGGCCCTCAACCCGGTGATGATCATCGTCCCGTGCCACCGGGTCGTGGGTTCCGACGGCCGGCTGACCGGCTACGCCGGCGGCCTCGCGGCCAAGCGTCGCCTGCTCGATCTGGAGTCCGCCGACCGTGAACTCCGGCTCGACCTCGGCATCTGA
- a CDS encoding ScbA/BarX family gamma-butyrolactone biosynthesis protein, whose product MIPLGSLRVSTSRVDVPALRAWRPVTRRPLTTTVPREYVHRAAVAEVLLTDWETDGPDRFTVTAQWPRGHALYTPIAGHQDPLLLAETIRQSGALLAHAEYGVPLGHQFLMHRLAYSALPEALAVRPAPSEITLRVSCHDVTRRGGQLSGMRYQATVSCGEEPIAAGEAEFSCVSPAVYRRLRGPRPYGTDTPLAHPVDPASVRRGCPRDVVLAATRSRHRWLLRVDTTHPLLFDHPVDHVPGMLLLEAARQAAQSVTGPTPVLPTALESTFARYAEHDAPCWIEATPQAPEPSGRIPVRVTGHQGDATVFTSTVTTWPLT is encoded by the coding sequence GTGATCCCGTTGGGTTCGTTACGCGTCTCCACCTCCCGGGTCGACGTGCCGGCGCTGCGCGCCTGGCGCCCCGTCACCCGCCGGCCCCTCACCACGACCGTTCCGCGCGAGTACGTCCACCGCGCCGCCGTCGCCGAGGTGCTCCTCACCGACTGGGAGACGGACGGCCCGGACCGGTTCACCGTCACCGCCCAGTGGCCCCGGGGCCACGCCCTCTACACGCCGATCGCGGGACACCAGGACCCCCTGCTGCTTGCAGAAACGATTCGCCAGAGCGGGGCGCTGCTCGCCCACGCCGAGTACGGCGTCCCCCTCGGCCACCAGTTCCTGATGCACCGGCTCGCCTACTCCGCCCTCCCCGAGGCGCTGGCCGTCCGACCCGCCCCCAGCGAGATCACCCTCCGCGTCAGCTGCCACGACGTGACCCGGCGCGGCGGCCAGCTGTCCGGCATGCGCTACCAGGCCACCGTCTCGTGCGGGGAGGAACCGATCGCGGCCGGCGAGGCCGAGTTCTCCTGCGTCTCACCCGCGGTCTACCGCAGGCTCCGCGGCCCCCGCCCCTACGGCACCGACACCCCGCTCGCCCACCCCGTCGACCCCGCCTCCGTCCGGCGCGGCTGCCCCCGTGACGTCGTCCTCGCCGCCACCCGCTCCCGGCACCGCTGGCTGCTGCGCGTCGACACCACCCACCCGCTGCTCTTCGACCACCCGGTCGACCACGTCCCCGGCATGCTCCTGCTGGAGGCCGCCCGACAGGCCGCCCAGAGCGTCACGGGCCCCACCCCGGTGCTGCCCACCGCGCTGGAGTCCACCTTCGCCCGCTACGCCGAACACGACGCCCCCTGCTGGATCGAGGCCACCCCCCAGGCCCCGGAGCCGTCCGGCCGGATCCCCGTGCGGGTCACCGGCCACCAGGGCGACGCCACCGTCTTCACCAGCACCGTCACCACCTGGCCGCTGACCTGA
- a CDS encoding aminotransferase class IV produces the protein MKIWVNGALVDASDAVVPVLDHGLTVGDGVFETVKATDGQAFALTRHLGRLARSAAGLGLPAPDLDQVRKACAEVLAANPMPLGRLRITYTGGTSPLGSERGEAGPTLVVALGTAARRPDTTAVATVPWRRNEHGSLAGLKTTSYAENVVALAHARRAGATEALLANTAGRLCEGTGSNVFVVVGGRLLTPPLSSGCLAGVTRALVMEWCGAEEADLPFDVLRTADEVLLTSTLRDVQAVSRVDDRELPGAPGPVTAEAMRVFAAREAADIDP, from the coding sequence ATGAAGATCTGGGTCAACGGAGCGCTGGTGGACGCCTCCGACGCCGTCGTCCCCGTCCTCGACCACGGCCTCACCGTGGGGGACGGCGTCTTCGAGACGGTCAAGGCCACCGACGGCCAGGCCTTCGCCCTCACCCGCCACCTCGGCCGGCTGGCCCGCTCCGCCGCCGGGCTCGGCCTCCCCGCGCCCGACCTCGACCAGGTCCGCAAGGCCTGCGCCGAGGTGCTGGCCGCCAACCCCATGCCGCTCGGCCGGCTGCGCATCACCTACACCGGCGGCACCTCCCCGCTGGGCTCCGAACGCGGCGAGGCCGGCCCGACCCTGGTCGTCGCCCTGGGCACGGCCGCCCGCCGGCCCGACACCACGGCCGTCGCCACCGTTCCGTGGCGGCGCAACGAGCACGGCTCCCTGGCCGGCCTGAAGACCACCTCCTACGCGGAGAACGTGGTGGCCCTCGCCCACGCCCGCCGGGCCGGCGCCACCGAGGCGCTCCTGGCCAACACCGCCGGCCGGCTCTGCGAGGGCACCGGCTCGAACGTCTTCGTCGTGGTCGGCGGCCGGCTGCTCACCCCGCCGCTGTCCTCCGGCTGCCTCGCCGGCGTCACCCGCGCCCTGGTCATGGAGTGGTGCGGCGCGGAGGAGGCCGACCTGCCGTTCGACGTGCTGCGCACCGCCGACGAGGTGCTGCTCACCTCGACCCTGCGCGACGTGCAGGCGGTCAGCCGGGTGGACGACCGGGAGCTGCCCGGCGCCCCGGGGCCGGTGACCGCCGAGGCGATGCGGGTCTTCGCCGCCCGCGAGGCCGCGGACATCGATCCCTGA
- a CDS encoding ScbR family autoregulator-binding transcription factor, translating into MAQQQRAIRTRRMILEAAAATFDELGYDGASTTEILSRSGLTRGALYHHFPSKEAIAAALVAAQDEALVIPTHTVKLQGVIDLTAEYAFRLQTDSVLRAGVRLTVEQTSFSQPKIAPYQGAANVIGSLLRGAQERGELLPGVRPQEVTEFIVGAFTGIQLLSQVYDNRRDLLHRVSAMWRFLLPGIAVPGLVPHLDTDIERRCAVNARARQDAEAAPGATPEATPEPAAARPAGTGASEPVAAASRRREPVKAD; encoded by the coding sequence ATGGCACAGCAGCAGCGAGCGATCAGAACCCGGCGGATGATCCTGGAGGCGGCGGCGGCCACCTTCGACGAGCTGGGCTACGACGGGGCCAGCACCACCGAGATCCTCAGCCGCAGCGGGCTCACCCGGGGGGCGCTGTACCACCACTTCCCGTCCAAGGAGGCGATCGCCGCCGCGCTGGTGGCCGCCCAGGACGAGGCGCTGGTGATCCCCACGCACACGGTGAAGCTCCAGGGCGTCATCGACCTGACCGCGGAGTACGCCTTCCGCCTGCAGACGGACTCCGTGCTGCGCGCCGGGGTGCGGCTGACGGTGGAGCAGACCTCGTTCAGCCAGCCGAAGATCGCCCCCTACCAGGGGGCGGCCAACGTCATCGGCAGCCTGCTGCGCGGCGCGCAGGAACGCGGGGAGCTGCTGCCGGGGGTGCGCCCGCAGGAGGTCACCGAGTTCATCGTGGGCGCGTTCACCGGCATCCAGCTGCTCTCCCAGGTGTACGACAACCGTCGCGACCTGCTGCACCGGGTGTCGGCGATGTGGCGGTTCCTGCTGCCCGGGATCGCCGTCCCCGGCCTGGTGCCGCACCTGGACACCGACATCGAGCGCCGCTGCGCGGTCAACGCCCGGGCCCGCCAGGACGCCGAGGCAGCACCCGGGGCCACGCCCGAGGCGACGCCCGAGCCGGCCGCGGCCCGGCCGGCCGGGACCGGGGCGAGCGAGCCGGTCGCCGCGGCGTCACGGCGGCGCGAGCCGGTAAAGGCAGACTGA
- a CDS encoding DsbA family protein, protein MTEAPTGGTVAASPTTPLPRVEFWCELQCPDCHRALADLDRLHERYGDALTVELRHFPLKKHRHAFAAAQAAEEAIAQGQGWPFVRAVLERVPELAERGEALLLEVAGELGMDVDELDTALVDGRHILTVDSDQAEGKAIGVTGTPTYVVAGQRLDGGTSQDGLYERLVELIDGTRTDG, encoded by the coding sequence GTGACTGAAGCACCCACCGGCGGCACGGTCGCCGCCTCCCCCACCACCCCCCTCCCCCGCGTCGAGTTCTGGTGCGAGCTGCAGTGCCCGGACTGCCACCGCGCCCTGGCCGACCTGGACCGGCTGCACGAGCGCTACGGCGACGCGCTCACCGTGGAGCTGCGGCACTTCCCGCTGAAGAAGCACCGCCACGCGTTCGCCGCCGCCCAGGCCGCCGAGGAGGCCATCGCCCAGGGACAGGGCTGGCCGTTCGTGCGGGCCGTGCTGGAGCGCGTCCCGGAGCTGGCGGAGCGCGGGGAGGCGCTGCTGCTGGAGGTGGCCGGGGAACTCGGGATGGACGTCGACGAGCTGGACACCGCCCTGGTCGACGGCCGGCACATCCTGACCGTGGACAGCGACCAGGCCGAGGGCAAGGCCATCGGCGTCACCGGCACGCCGACCTACGTGGTCGCCGGGCAGCGCCTGGACGGCGGCACGAGCCAGGACGGGCTCTACGAGCGCCTCGTGGAGCTGATCGACGGCACGCGGACGGACGGCTGA
- a CDS encoding GNAT family N-acetyltransferase: MTTTLRPAQGTGDPEPDGSRRRTFQVCDNGRPVGALTVLARRPHGEWVGALEGLEIEPPARRRGRGTIAVLAAEEVLREWGCATVEVRLPGPAEPRPAAELLRGEPGGDPAEPALRMAVALGYQEADWNMAKALTGPVPAPVPGLRPMTEAEFDAWWPGAVDSYARALVGLGMSEERARRKAEEDHRRLLPDGPRTADTYLAVLHGDGAPGEGEPGDGAPGDGAPGWLGTLGLGLLPPPHLAAVAEMRRGGWVWEVWVAEAARGSGHGRALMLGAERAAREAGRDRLGLRVVTDNVPARSLYRSLGYRVLARHLTKRLLP, encoded by the coding sequence ATGACGACCACGCTCCGTCCCGCCCAGGGAACCGGCGACCCCGAACCCGACGGCTCCCGGCGACGCACCTTCCAGGTCTGCGACAACGGGCGGCCGGTGGGCGCGCTGACGGTCCTCGCCCGGCGGCCGCACGGGGAATGGGTGGGCGCCCTGGAGGGCCTGGAGATCGAGCCGCCCGCGCGGCGGCGTGGCCGCGGCACCATCGCCGTGCTGGCCGCCGAGGAGGTCCTGCGCGAGTGGGGCTGCGCCACCGTCGAGGTCCGGCTGCCCGGGCCCGCCGAGCCGCGTCCGGCCGCCGAGCTGCTCCGGGGGGAGCCCGGCGGGGACCCGGCCGAGCCCGCGTTGCGGATGGCCGTCGCCCTGGGCTACCAGGAGGCCGACTGGAACATGGCCAAGGCGCTCACCGGGCCCGTTCCGGCTCCCGTCCCGGGGCTGCGTCCCATGACGGAGGCGGAGTTCGACGCCTGGTGGCCCGGCGCCGTCGACTCGTACGCCCGCGCGCTCGTCGGGCTCGGGATGTCCGAGGAGCGCGCCCGCCGCAAGGCCGAGGAGGACCACCGGCGTCTTCTCCCGGACGGTCCGCGCACCGCGGACACCTACCTCGCCGTGCTGCACGGGGACGGGGCGCCCGGGGAGGGTGAGCCTGGGGACGGGGCGCCCGGGGACGGGGCGCCCGGGTGGCTGGGCACGCTCGGGCTGGGGCTCCTCCCGCCCCCGCACCTGGCGGCGGTGGCGGAGATGAGGCGGGGCGGCTGGGTCTGGGAGGTGTGGGTGGCCGAGGCGGCGCGTGGCAGCGGCCACGGTCGCGCGCTGATGCTGGGCGCGGAACGGGCGGCCCGGGAGGCCGGTCGCGACCGGCTCGGCCTGCGGGTGGTCACCGACAACGTCCCGGCCCGGTCGCTGTACCGGTCGCTCGGCTACCGGGTCCTCGCCCGCCATCTCACCAAGCGGCTGCTGCCCTGA
- a CDS encoding TIGR02611 family protein has protein sequence MSETVSGARSDARAESAGPQAPAGPTAAPAGSVAKRPDDPQDGGLPAGGEERRLGSRAPGFIKRSRPLHMTWQFGVLLVGIAVVAAGIAMLALPGPGWVAIFAGFAVLATEFIWAQRALIWARRQAARAAEKALDPKARRRNIILAVVALVLLAAAVGAYLWRYGLTLAPWIPFV, from the coding sequence GTGTCCGAGACGGTCTCCGGCGCTCGGAGCGACGCCCGGGCGGAGTCGGCGGGCCCGCAGGCGCCGGCCGGTCCGACCGCGGCGCCGGCCGGGTCGGTGGCGAAGCGGCCGGACGACCCGCAGGACGGCGGGCTGCCGGCGGGGGGCGAGGAGCGCCGGCTGGGGTCCCGGGCACCGGGGTTCATCAAGCGCTCCCGGCCGCTGCACATGACGTGGCAGTTCGGCGTGCTGCTGGTGGGCATCGCGGTGGTCGCCGCGGGCATCGCGATGCTGGCGCTGCCCGGCCCGGGCTGGGTCGCGATCTTCGCCGGCTTCGCGGTGCTCGCCACCGAGTTCATCTGGGCGCAGCGCGCGCTGATCTGGGCGCGCCGGCAGGCCGCCAGGGCGGCGGAGAAGGCGCTGGACCCGAAGGCGCGGCGGCGCAACATCATCCTGGCGGTGGTGGCCCTGGTGCTGCTCGCGGCGGCGGTGGGCGCCTACCTGTGGCGGTACGGCCTCACTCTGGCGCCCTGGATCCCGTTCGTCTGA
- a CDS encoding MarR family winged helix-turn-helix transcriptional regulator yields the protein MHTQSPAAGSRPLPIGYWLRRADALLTRSLERTLQPHGLDRFGWQVLNLLCGTAASEERLRAALADFGGPGELTATLAELRRRGWIGPGRPEVAGAPGTVWAPTDTGRSVHRLVAAAVRESRAAATAGVDPGDYATALAVLERLCGNLGDDGPDPLVDARET from the coding sequence GTGCACACGCAGTCCCCCGCCGCCGGGTCGCGCCCGCTGCCGATCGGGTACTGGCTCCGGCGCGCCGACGCCCTGCTGACCCGCTCGCTGGAGCGGACCCTCCAGCCGCACGGCCTGGACCGCTTCGGCTGGCAGGTGCTCAACCTGCTGTGCGGAACGGCGGCTTCCGAGGAGCGGCTGCGCGCCGCCCTCGCCGACTTCGGCGGGCCCGGCGAGCTGACCGCCACCCTCGCCGAACTGCGCCGGCGCGGCTGGATCGGCCCGGGGCGGCCGGAGGTCGCCGGGGCTCCGGGCACCGTCTGGGCACCCACCGACACCGGCCGGTCGGTGCACCGGCTCGTCGCCGCCGCCGTGCGGGAGAGCCGGGCCGCCGCCACGGCCGGCGTGGACCCGGGCGACTACGCCACCGCGCTGGCGGTGCTGGAGCGCCTGTGCGGCAACCTCGGCGACGACGGTCCGGACCCGCTGGTCGACGCCCGCGAGACCTGA
- a CDS encoding SsgA family sporulation/cell division regulator, translating to MNTTVSCELHLRLVVSSESSLPVPASLRYNTADPYAVHATFHTGADETVEWVFARDLLAEGLHRPTGTGDVRVWPSRSHGQGVVCIALSSPEGEALLEAPARALESFLKRTDAAVPPGTEHRHFDLDRELSHILAES from the coding sequence ATGAACACCACGGTCAGCTGCGAGCTGCACCTGCGCCTCGTCGTGTCGAGCGAATCCTCGCTGCCGGTTCCCGCGAGCCTTCGCTACAACACGGCCGACCCGTATGCGGTGCACGCAACGTTCCACACCGGCGCGGACGAGACCGTCGAATGGGTCTTCGCCCGCGACCTCCTCGCCGAGGGGCTGCACCGCCCCACCGGCACGGGCGACGTCCGGGTATGGCCGTCGCGTAGTCACGGTCAGGGCGTGGTGTGCATCGCCCTGAGCTCCCCGGAGGGCGAGGCGCTGCTCGAAGCCCCCGCCCGGGCCCTGGAGTCCTTCCTCAAGCGGACAGACGCGGCGGTGCCGCCCGGCACCGAGCACCGACACTTCGACCTGGACCGCGAGCTCTCGCACATCCTGGCGGAGAGCTGA
- a CDS encoding response regulator transcription factor, whose amino-acid sequence MTPIRIVLAGPQASLRASTDALRQGGVAVVARVDGGQAVRAAATFRPDVLLLEPEPGDPHAPRTVRDIRRASPRTQVLVVAPCAEPGAVREFVAAGAGGYLHKEVSRQAMLLAVHAAGGGAGGRGGDGAAALSPGPAAARVPPTAPVRLSRREHQVLLCAAAAMSNRQIANHLEITEGTVKRHLRGVFKKLGAVSRVDAVNRAVRAALIPWPGLGAPGGLVPPDSSMSA is encoded by the coding sequence ATGACCCCGATACGGATCGTGCTCGCAGGCCCCCAGGCGTCGCTCCGCGCCTCCACCGACGCGCTCCGTCAGGGCGGTGTCGCGGTCGTCGCCCGGGTGGACGGCGGGCAGGCGGTCCGGGCGGCGGCCACCTTCCGGCCGGACGTGCTGCTCCTGGAGCCGGAGCCAGGCGACCCCCACGCGCCCCGGACGGTCCGGGACATCAGGAGGGCCTCCCCCCGCACCCAGGTGCTGGTGGTGGCCCCGTGCGCGGAACCCGGCGCCGTCCGGGAGTTCGTCGCGGCGGGCGCCGGCGGCTACCTGCACAAGGAGGTGAGCCGCCAGGCCATGCTGCTGGCCGTCCACGCGGCCGGTGGTGGTGCCGGCGGGCGGGGCGGGGACGGCGCCGCGGCCCTCTCCCCGGGTCCGGCCGCCGCGCGCGTCCCGCCGACCGCGCCGGTGCGGCTGTCCCGCCGCGAACACCAGGTCCTGCTGTGCGCCGCCGCGGCGATGAGCAACCGGCAGATCGCCAACCACCTGGAGATCACCGAAGGCACCGTCAAGCGGCACTTGCGCGGCGTGTTCAAGAAGCTCGGGGCGGTCTCCCGGGTGGACGCGGTGAACCGGGCGGTGCGGGCGGCGCTGATCCCCTGGCCCGGGCTGGGCGCGCCCGGCGGCCTCGTGCCGCCGGACAGCTCGATGAGCGCGTGA